One genomic segment of Ricinus communis isolate WT05 ecotype wild-type chromosome 5, ASM1957865v1, whole genome shotgun sequence includes these proteins:
- the LOC8289087 gene encoding 28 kDa ribonucleoprotein, chloroplastic, which yields MAAMEAAVSLFLPHPSSSSKSLLSPTFINLFKHKCRSNSIPLLSHNFSLSNIHLTARKLSFERFSTAQEIMIPEETQETTQKRKLYVFNLPWSLSVVDIKNLFGQCGTVTDVEIIKQKNGRSRGFAFVTLASGEEAQAAIDKLDSHEVSGRIIRVEFAKRLKPPSPPSPTGTSTRETRHKIYVSNLAWKVRSTHLREFFSTNFSPVSSRVVFDSPTGRSSGYGFVSFATREEAEAAISALDGKELMGRPLRLKFSDRKTDESESENQEEENVEDQSEQ from the exons ATGGCGGCAATGGAAGCTGCAGTTTCTCTCTTCCTGCCTCATCCTTCTTCCTCCTCTAAATCCCTCTTATCTCCCACTTTTATAAACCTTTTTAAACATAAATGTCGTTCCAATTCTATCCCTCTCCTTTCCCACAATTTCTCTCTCAGTAACATTCACCTAACAGCTAGAAAGCTTTCCTTCGAAAGATTCTCCACTGCACAAGAAATAATGATACCAGAGGAAACCCAAGAAACAACCCAGAAGAGAAAGCTTTACGTGTTCAATTTGCCTTGGTCTCTTTCTGTTGTTGATATCAAAAACCTCTTTGGACAATGTGGGACTGTAACGGATGTGGAg ATTATAAAGCAAAAGAACGGGAGGAGCAGGGGATTTGCATTTGTGACTTTGGCTTCTGGAGAGGAAGCTCAGGCtgctattgataaattagACTCTCAT GAAGTGTCAGGAAGGATTATTAGGGTGGAATTTGCAAAGCGATTGAAGCCTCCATCGCCACCATCACCTACAGGCACTTCCACAAGGGAGACACggcataaaatttatgtgtctAATCTTGCTTGGAAAGTGAGATCAACTCATTTGAGAGAATTTTTCTCCACTAATTTTAGCCCAGTTTCAAGTAGAGTTGTCTTTGATAGTCCTACAGGAAGATCTTCTGGCTATGGGTTTGTCTCTTTTGCCACAAGAGAGGAAGCAGAGGCTGCGATTTCTGCTTTGGATGGGAAg GAATTGATGGGTAGACCACTTCGCCTCAAATTTAGCGATAGAAAGACTGATGAATCTGAAAGCGAAAATCAAGAGGAAGAAAATGTTGAGGACCAATCCGAACAGTAA
- the LOC8289086 gene encoding E3 ubiquitin-protein ligase Os04g0590900 has product MASLGTPKTWIPYVNGKDCSKGFCSLYCPQWCYIIFPPPPPPPPYDEFPDDNSGPTFSPLVIAIIGILVSAFLLVSYYTIISKYCGNNNNDSARRRENQDQIEELEDNHNPSLHEPWHVTTTGLDEALIKSITMCKYRKGDGLIEGTDCSVCLSEFQEDESIRLLPKCSHAFHVSCIDTWLKSHSNCPLCRANIIFISASLPPLPPPPPPLMESLLPGDEPIRGSNRANANVAVAQDIERERVVSSEDETVQNHGAPKAPLRVFSDLGSLEERDAIIEIRDERYHRQHIRRSFSLDHPCQSRASVADILRINQDEDVILNPENCLSGDAGSSKHSVEVSKSNSHRRKRVLLGVLSPVTMKRSFSSGRFFLTKHGRVRDFISPV; this is encoded by the coding sequence ATGGCATCACTAGGCACCCCAAAAACTTGGATTCCTTATGTGAATGGTAAAGACTGTTCTAAAGGGTTTTGTAGCTTGTACTGCCCACAGTGGTGCTACATCATCTTCCCTCCTCCTCCGCCTCCTCCTCCTTATGATGAATTCCCAGATGATAATTCAGGCCCGACTTTCTCCCCTCTTGTCATTGCAATTATTGGTATTCTGGTTAGTGCTTTTCTTCTAGTAAGTTACTATACCATAATTTCGAAGTACTGTGGaaacaataataatgattcagcaagaagaagagaaaaccAAGATCAAATTGAAGAACTGGAGGACAATCACAACCCATCTCTCCATGAACCTTGGCATGTTACCACCACTGGCTTAGATGAAGCTTTAatcaaatcaattacaatgtgCAAGTACAGGAAAGGAGATGGCTTGATTGAAGGTACAGATTGCTCTGTTTGTCTAAGTGAGTTTCAAGAAGATGAAAGCATAAGGCTTTTGCCTAAGTGTAGCCATGCTTTCCATGTCTCTTGCATTGACACTTGGCTTAAATCTCACTCGAATTGCCCTCTGTGTCGAGCTAACATCATTTTCATCAGCGCTTCACTTCCTCCATTACCTCCTCCTCCACCTCCGCTCATGGAAAGTCTACTTCCTGGTGATGAACCCATTCGAGGAAGTAACAGGGCAAATGCAAATGTGGCAGTTGCACAAGACATAGAAAGGGAAAGGGTCGTCTCATCAGAAGATGAAACAGTGCAAAATCATGGAGCTCCAAAGGCACCACTGCGTGTTTTTAGCGATTTGGGAAGCTTGGAAGAGAGAGATGCCATAATTGAGATTAGAGATGAAAGGTATCATCGTCAACACATCAGGAGATCATTTTCACTGGATCATCCATGTCAAAGCCGTGCTTCGGTTGCTGATATCTTGAGAATAAATCAGGATGAAGATGTCATTCTAAATCCTGAAAATTGCTTATCAGGAGATGCTGGATCATCGAAACATTCAGTGGAAGTCAGCAAGTCTAATAGCCatagaagaaaaagagtttTGCTCGGTGTACTAAGTCCTGTTACAATGAAGAGATCATTTTCAAGTGGAAGATTTTTCCTCACTAAGCATGGAAGGGTACGTGACTTCATTAGCCCCGTCTGA